The proteins below are encoded in one region of Castor canadensis chromosome 6, mCasCan1.hap1v2, whole genome shotgun sequence:
- the C1rl gene encoding complement C1r subcomponent-like protein isoform X1 produces the protein MSGSRCLVSERGNSLCRSPPSTSCPGKMCWLLLWGVLQACPTQGSVLLAQQLPQHLTSPGYPKPYLKGQETSTDIEAPEGFSVRLVFQDFDLEPSPACEGDSVTISGSGMDPTRLCGKLGSPLGSLPGHWEFVSSGRNLRLTFWTHSSSKDKTVPLHKGFLALYQAVAVSCSQPIGQASGDSEAIITPGPNPSQIQNHCQEPYYQAVPAESLSCPAKGTWKDRQDRKELPPCVPVCGRPVTPIAQNPKTHGSSRAKLGNFPWQAFTSVHGRGGGALLGDRWILTAAHTIYPKDSIHLRRNQSVEVFLGHTDIEEMLKLGNYPVRRVIVHPDYHQNESHSFNGDIALLELQQSVPLGPNLLPVCLPNNETLYLSGLWGYVSGFGVDMGWLTTQLKYSRLPIAPREACEAWLQERQRTEVFSDNMFCVGDKMQMNSVCQGDSGSVYVVWDDHAHHWVATGIVSWGIGCGKGYGFYTKVLNYVDWIKGVMDGKD, from the exons ATGTCCGGTTCCAGATGCCTGGTCTCAGAGAGGGGGAACTCTCTCTGCAGAAGCCCTCCCTCCACAAGCTGTCCAGGCAAGAT GTGCTGGTTGCTTCTCTGGGGAGTCCTTCAGGCTTGCCCTACACAAGGCTCCGTGCTCTTGGCCCAGCAGCTACCCCAGCATCTGACATCCCCTGGGTACCCGAAGCCATATCTTAAAGGCCAAGAGACCAGCACTGACATTGAAGCTCCAGAAGGCTTTTCTGTGAGGCTGGTCTTTCAGGACTTCGACCTAGAGCCGTCTCCAGCCTGTGAAGGGGACTCTGTCACC ATCTCAGGCAGTGGGATGGATCCAACCCGGCTCTGTGGTAAACTGGGCTCCCCTCTGGGCAGCCTCCCTGGTCACTGGGAGTTTGTGTCTTCAGGGAGGAATTTACGGCTGACCTTCTGGACACACTCTTCCTCCAAAGACAAGACTGTCCCTCTTCACAAGGGCTTCCTGGCCCTCTACCAAGCTGTGG CTGTAAGCTGTAGTCAGCCTATCGGCCAGGCCAGTGGGGACTCTGAGGCCATCATCACACCTGGACCCAACCCCTCCCAGATCCAGAATCACTGCCAGGAGCCCTATTATCAGGCAGTACCAGCCG AGTCACTCAGCTGCCCTGCCAAGGGGACCTGGAAGGACAGACAGGATAGGAAGGAACTTCCTCCTTGTGTACCTG TCTGTGGACGGCCAGTCACCCCCATTGCCCAGAACCCAAAGACCCATGGTTCTTCCAGAGCTAAGTTGGGCAACTTCCCCTGGCAAGCCTTCACCAGTGTCCACGGTCGTGGGGGAGGAGCCCTATTGGGCGACAGATGGATCCTCACTGCTGCCCACACCATCTACCCCAAGGATAGCATCCACCTCAGGAGGAACCAGAGTGTGGAAGTGTTCCTGGGCCACACAGACATAGAAGAGATGCTGAAACTGGGGAACTACCCTGTCCGCCGGGTCATCGTGCACCCAGACTACCACCAGAATGAATCCCACAGTTTCAACGGGGACATCgccctcctggagctccagcaaaGTGTCCCTCTTGGCCCCAATCTCCTCCCAGTCTGTCTGCCCAACAATGAGACTCTCTACCTCAGTGGCCTGTGGGGCTATGTCAGCGGGTTTGGTGTGGACATGGGCTGGCTAACAACACAGTTGAAATACTCAAGGCTGCCCATAGCTCCCCGGGAGGCCTGTGAGGCCTGGCTTCAAGAGAGGCAGCGGACAGAGGTCTTTTCTGACAACATGTTCTGTGTTGGGGACAAGATGCAGATGAATAGTGTCTGCCAGGGGGACAGTGGTAGCGTCTATGTGGTGTGGGATGATCATGCCCATCACTGGGTGGCCACGGGCATCGTATCCTGGGGCATCGGGTGTGGCAAGGGGTATGGCTTCTACACCAAAGTACTCAACTACGTGGACTGGATCAAGGGAGTGATGGATGGCAAGGACTGA
- the C1rl gene encoding complement C1r subcomponent-like protein isoform X2, with translation MSGSRCLVSERGNSLCRSPPSTSCPGKMCWLLLWGVLQACPTQGSVLLAQQLPQHLTSPGYPKPYLKGQETSTDIEAPEGFSVRLVFQDFDLEPSPACEGDSVTISGSGMDPTRLCGKLGSPLGSLPGHWEFVSSGRNLRLTFWTHSSSKDKTVPLHKGFLALYQAVESLSCPAKGTWKDRQDRKELPPCVPVCGRPVTPIAQNPKTHGSSRAKLGNFPWQAFTSVHGRGGGALLGDRWILTAAHTIYPKDSIHLRRNQSVEVFLGHTDIEEMLKLGNYPVRRVIVHPDYHQNESHSFNGDIALLELQQSVPLGPNLLPVCLPNNETLYLSGLWGYVSGFGVDMGWLTTQLKYSRLPIAPREACEAWLQERQRTEVFSDNMFCVGDKMQMNSVCQGDSGSVYVVWDDHAHHWVATGIVSWGIGCGKGYGFYTKVLNYVDWIKGVMDGKD, from the exons ATGTCCGGTTCCAGATGCCTGGTCTCAGAGAGGGGGAACTCTCTCTGCAGAAGCCCTCCCTCCACAAGCTGTCCAGGCAAGAT GTGCTGGTTGCTTCTCTGGGGAGTCCTTCAGGCTTGCCCTACACAAGGCTCCGTGCTCTTGGCCCAGCAGCTACCCCAGCATCTGACATCCCCTGGGTACCCGAAGCCATATCTTAAAGGCCAAGAGACCAGCACTGACATTGAAGCTCCAGAAGGCTTTTCTGTGAGGCTGGTCTTTCAGGACTTCGACCTAGAGCCGTCTCCAGCCTGTGAAGGGGACTCTGTCACC ATCTCAGGCAGTGGGATGGATCCAACCCGGCTCTGTGGTAAACTGGGCTCCCCTCTGGGCAGCCTCCCTGGTCACTGGGAGTTTGTGTCTTCAGGGAGGAATTTACGGCTGACCTTCTGGACACACTCTTCCTCCAAAGACAAGACTGTCCCTCTTCACAAGGGCTTCCTGGCCCTCTACCAAGCTGTGG AGTCACTCAGCTGCCCTGCCAAGGGGACCTGGAAGGACAGACAGGATAGGAAGGAACTTCCTCCTTGTGTACCTG TCTGTGGACGGCCAGTCACCCCCATTGCCCAGAACCCAAAGACCCATGGTTCTTCCAGAGCTAAGTTGGGCAACTTCCCCTGGCAAGCCTTCACCAGTGTCCACGGTCGTGGGGGAGGAGCCCTATTGGGCGACAGATGGATCCTCACTGCTGCCCACACCATCTACCCCAAGGATAGCATCCACCTCAGGAGGAACCAGAGTGTGGAAGTGTTCCTGGGCCACACAGACATAGAAGAGATGCTGAAACTGGGGAACTACCCTGTCCGCCGGGTCATCGTGCACCCAGACTACCACCAGAATGAATCCCACAGTTTCAACGGGGACATCgccctcctggagctccagcaaaGTGTCCCTCTTGGCCCCAATCTCCTCCCAGTCTGTCTGCCCAACAATGAGACTCTCTACCTCAGTGGCCTGTGGGGCTATGTCAGCGGGTTTGGTGTGGACATGGGCTGGCTAACAACACAGTTGAAATACTCAAGGCTGCCCATAGCTCCCCGGGAGGCCTGTGAGGCCTGGCTTCAAGAGAGGCAGCGGACAGAGGTCTTTTCTGACAACATGTTCTGTGTTGGGGACAAGATGCAGATGAATAGTGTCTGCCAGGGGGACAGTGGTAGCGTCTATGTGGTGTGGGATGATCATGCCCATCACTGGGTGGCCACGGGCATCGTATCCTGGGGCATCGGGTGTGGCAAGGGGTATGGCTTCTACACCAAAGTACTCAACTACGTGGACTGGATCAAGGGAGTGATGGATGGCAAGGACTGA
- the Rbp5 gene encoding retinol-binding protein 5 isoform X1 encodes MPPNLTGYYRFVSQQNLEDYLQALNINVALRKIVMLLKPDKEIDHQGDHMVVKTISTFHNYVMEFEVGVEFEEDLRIVDGRKCQTIVTWEEEQLVCVQKGEVPNRGWRHWLEGEKLHLELTARDAVCKQVFRKVR; translated from the exons ATGCCTCCCAACCTCACGGGCTACTACCGCTTTGTCTCACAGCAGAACTTGGAAGACTATCTGCAGGCTCTCA acatCAACGTGGCTCTGCGAAAGATAGTGATGTTACTGAAGCCAGACAAGGAGATTGACCACCAGGGCGACCATATGGTCGTGAAGACCATCAGCACCTTCCACAACTACGTTATGGAATTCGAGGTGGGCGTTGAGTTTGAGGAAGACCTAAGGATCGTGGATGGGCGAAAATGTCAG ACCATAGTAACCTGGGAGGAGGAGCAGCTTGTGTGTGTCCAAAAAGGAGAGGTCCCCAACCGGGGCTGGAGACACTGGCTGGAGGGAGAGAAGTTGCATCTG GAGCTGACTGCCAGGGATGCAGTGTGCAAACAGGTCTTCAGGAAGGTCAGATAG
- the Rbp5 gene encoding retinol-binding protein 5 isoform X2 yields the protein MPPNLTGYYRFVSQQNLEDYLQALNINVALRKIVMLLKPDKEIDHQGDHMVVKTISTFHNYVMEFEVGVEFEEDLRIVDGRKCQTIVTWEEEQLVCVQKGEVPNRGWRHWLEGEKLHLSRS from the exons ATGCCTCCCAACCTCACGGGCTACTACCGCTTTGTCTCACAGCAGAACTTGGAAGACTATCTGCAGGCTCTCA acatCAACGTGGCTCTGCGAAAGATAGTGATGTTACTGAAGCCAGACAAGGAGATTGACCACCAGGGCGACCATATGGTCGTGAAGACCATCAGCACCTTCCACAACTACGTTATGGAATTCGAGGTGGGCGTTGAGTTTGAGGAAGACCTAAGGATCGTGGATGGGCGAAAATGTCAG ACCATAGTAACCTGGGAGGAGGAGCAGCTTGTGTGTGTCCAAAAAGGAGAGGTCCCCAACCGGGGCTGGAGACACTGGCTGGAGGGAGAGAAGTTGCATCTG TCCAGAAGCTGA